The Kitasatospora kifunensis genome contains the following window.
GCTGGGCGTGGAGGAGGCCCGTACGCGCTTCGCCGACCTGGTCGCCGCCGCCGAGACCGGCACCGCGGCGCTGATCGTGCGGGGATCGGCCTGGGTGGCGCTGGTGCCGCTGGCGGAGCTGACCCGCTCGCCTGCCGCGTGCCCGGTGTGGACGCTGACCGAGGCCCGGGGCAGGCTCGGCGACCTGGTGGCGGCGGCCGGGCGTCCGCTGGCCGAGGTTCCGCAGATCCTTACCCGTCACCGGCGGCCGGTAGCGGCGCTGGTGCCCGCCCTGGCGCTGCTCGACCGCCCGCGCGCCGCCGATCGTCTGGATGTCGAGGAGCTGCTGCGGTCCGGCGGCACGATCACCTTGTCCTACGACGACGGGGCTCCGCGCGGGGTGCAGCCAGACGGGACGCCGATGCACGATCCGCAGCCGCCCGCGTTCACCGCTTTGGCCGCCGGCCCGGACGGAGCGGCGGTCGGCGCCGGCGAGGGCCGCAGCGTGGGGGAGGCGCTGCTGAGGGTGCACCGGTTCGGCACGCGCAGCACCCTGCAGCAGTACTCGGACGAGCCGCCGTTCTGATGGCTCGGCGCCCAGCGGAGCGGGTCCCTGTGCCGACGGGGTCAGGAGACGGGGACGATCAGGACCGCGCTGCTGTCGACGGTCAGCCGGTCGTTCCTGAACTGGTCGATCGCCGACATGTCGGCGGTGAGGCCCTCGGGCCACAGCCGGGTGGTGAAGAGCAGCACGATGGTCTTGTTGTCCACCGCGAGGTCGGCCCACTCCTGCACGACGTCGCGGGCCATGCTGAAGCCGGGGATGACGTCGACCTCCACCCGCGGGGTGCTCCCGCTGCGGGTGATCCGGGCGGTCACCGGTCCGGAGCCGAGCAGCGTCGGGTGGTCAAGGACCAGGCCCGGGCGGATGCCCATCTCCTCCAGGAGCGCGGCTGTCGCGGCCTGGCCCTCTGCCGGGCCGAGGAGGCCGTCGCCGGCGTTGAAGGCGAGCAGGAAGGGCAGCTCGGCGCCGGTGACGGGGTGCTCTCCGATCCATCCGACCGTGCCGATGGCACCGAACGCGGATGGCGCGTTGTCGCTGCGGGCGTTGCTCATGTCGGGATCGTAGACCGGGGTGCTGGCCGGCCGCTCGCGGGCGCCGGGAAGCTCCAGGACGTGGCCGCATTCGGCGAACAGCACTGCGGCGGGGTCGACGGCGGGTACGACCGGTCCCTCGGTGGCGCAACGCGGGCAGGTGGCGCGCACCGGTCGTACCACCTGGTCGTGCTCGTCCAGGACGAGGGAGTCGAAGATCTCGCTCCAGAACCTGGAGAACTCCTCGCCCGGCTCGATCCTGTCCACGGCTTCCAGGGTAAGACGCTGGCCTCGGGGCCGCGGTGGTGCTGGTGCGTGCCCGGGGCGGGTGGTCGCCGGTGGCGTGGGTGGGGTTCAGCCCTTGGGGTCGGTGCGGGTCTTCCAGGGGGAGGCGCTGCTCCACAGGCGCCACGCCTGGAGTCCGGTGGCACCGGCGATGAACACGATGCTGATCGGGCCCAGGGCGCCGGCGCCGAGCGTGCCGTTGGTGAAGTCGATCACGAGCATGAGCAGGAGCAGCACCACCGTTCCGAGCATGATCGGTCGGCTTCGGCTGCCGGTGGCGACGGTGGCGTTGCGGTAGGCCCGGGCGACGGGGAGCCAGAGCCGCGGGCTGATGGTCGCGGCGAGCAAGAGGGTGGTGAGGGCCGTGGTGGCGGCGAGCCTCGCCGTGGTGGGGAGGGTGCCGTCGCCGATCGCGATGTCGCCCAGGCAGACGCAGAGGACGACCAGGACGACGAAGGCGATCTCCAGGGCGCTGACTCCGCGTCGCGCGCGGGTGGGGTCCAGCTGCCACAGGGCCAGGCGGGCTTCGAACGCCGGCACCGACAGGGCGGAGCGTCCGGTGTGCTTGCGGAGGTAGGCCTCCACCGCGCGGGCGCCCTCGGGTCGCCGGGCGGCGTCCACCCGCACGGCTTCGAGCATGCTTCTGATGCCGCGCCTCTGGACGACGACGTACTCGTGATCCAGAAGGGCGACTGCCGTTTTCCAGGCTTCGTCGTTTGCCACGGCTCCATTGCAGCACGGGCGAACGACAGGCCAGAAGTCATGACCGTGGATGAAGGCGAGCAGGGTTGCCTTCATCCACGGCCAGGGCCGGGGCTGTACTCCGGTGCGGGGGTTGTTTCAGTACTCGCCGAGGGTGGTGAGTACGACTTCCCACCGGCCGGGCTGGGCTTCGGCAGTCGCTTCGGCGGTTGCCCTGCGAAGGTCGTCTTCGGCATCGTGGTCGATCCAGGCGAGCAGGCGCTTCTCGGCTTCGGTGGCGTTTGAGGCGTCGATGGCGAAGTGCGTGGTGGCCCGGCCCCAGCCTTCGTCGGGGATTTCGATCTCGCTCTCGGAGATCCTGCAGGCGTTCCACCGGTCGTTCGGGACGGGTGGCAAGTCTGTGGGGTACCGGGTGGGCACGGATTCTCCCTGGGTGCTCGAAGGAAGCCACGGTTCAGGCGGGCGACGGTCCGGATTCACTATGGCACCAGGGGTCCGGGACAACCCTTCAATATTGCGACTTTAGACAACTGCCAGTGCAAACCCCCTCCAGTCTGCAAGGTGGCTGATGTGCGTGAGGAAAGGTGCACGAGGAGGGCGCGCGCGGGACTCAACTGAGTGGGTGGATAGCCAGGCAGTTGTCTAAAGCTCACCGTGAATACCCGAGCCAGAGGAACACGAAGGGATCCGACGATGGTCGCGAGCAAGGCCCAGGCCGCCTGGGACGAACTGAACGAGCGCCAGCGCACCTACCTGCGCGCGTTCCTGGACGAGGACCAGGGCCTGGAGGAAGAGCACCGCCACCTCGGCGCCACCGGCCGCTGGGGCAAGGCGCCGGCCCGGGTCTGGAGGAGGATCCACCTCACCGGCCGCTACGCCCCCACCCCCCGCAGGCTGCGGTCGGCCGGCGTGTGGGAGTCCGGCGCCGGATCCACCCTCGCCGCCCTCGCAGACCGCGGCCTCATCGAGCTCGGCACCAACCCGGCCAGCGGCCTGTACGCGCTGCTCACCCGCGCCGGACGAGCAGCCGCCCGAGCGGGCCTGGGCATCGCGCCCGCCACCCGCAAGGAGCCCTGGGAGCTGTCCAAGTGGCTCTGGCGGGAAATGGCCAAGGTCGCCCGGGCCGGCGAGCAGGGCCTGCCCGCCGAAGAGCTCTTCGGCTCCGCCCACCTCTACCTCGACGCCGCACACGCCCACCGCCGCGGCAACCGCCCCTACCTCCACAGCCACCGCTCCTTCATCACCTACACGCCCCGGGACTACTACGGGAACCCGTACCCGTACACGTCCAGCAAGACCGTGCACCACTACCGCCTCACCGAGCAGGGCCGCGCGCACTACACCGACCACCTCCAGGCCTACCGCGAGTTCTACCCCGACATCGCCGCCCCCGACATCGCGCCCACCGCCGACACGCCGGTGCAATGACCGGAGCGCTCGCCGACGAGATCCGCCGACCCGGCCCCGGGCCGGACCGCGGCGCACTACCATCGAACGGGATCTCTCCCGGGCCGCAGGATCGCTGCGGGGCCCCGCACCACCGGCCGGACGGCCGCCTTCCCTGCCTGCGCAGGGCTGCACGGCACTGCCCCGTGCCGTCCCACTCCCAGCAGGAGAGAGCCATGCCCGAACTGCCCCCTGCCGCTGACGCCCCGTCGCAGCCCACCGCGACCGAGTTGGCCGCCTGGCTGCACAACCCGGCCCTGACCGTCGAGCCCGAAGGCGACGCCGGCCTGCGCGTGCGCTTCACCGACCGGCCGGGCCTTCCCGACCCCTTCCGCCGGCGGCTCGCGCTCACCGAGGCGCGCGCCCGCCTGGAGTCACCCAGCTGCCCGTGGACGCTGGCCGCCGACGCCTTCACCGAAGACGGCCAGGAGGTCCCCCGTGGCGACGGTCCTTTCACGCTGCTGGTGCGCGCCATCACCCCGCAGGAGTCCGCCGCCCGCCGCGAGGCCCGCACCCAGGCCCGGCAGCAGGAGCGTAGCGCCGCTCGCCAGGCCTCCGCAGTGGCGAACGCGGCCTACGAGGCCAAGCGGCAGGAGTGGCTGGCCGCCGCCACCCCCATGCCGCAGGCCGAGCAGTCGGCCCGGGTCGACCGCCCGGTGCGCGCGATCGCCCCCAGCGACCTGCCCGTGCTCGGCTACGCGCACGGCCCCAACCACTACCACGGGCACACCGAGCCCACCATGTTCCGGCCCCTCGGCCCCGACCCGGTGGTGCGCAGCTCCCACCCGCAACGCGGCGCCGGCCTGTGGACGTCGCCCGCCCTGGAGCAGGACGACGACGGCACGGTGCTGGCGAGCGTCTGGTCGCGGTTCTGGGCCAGCGAGTCCCCCGGCGACGACCGGTACTCCGAGCACCTGCGGATCACGCCCGACCCCACCGCCCGCATCGCGCTGATCGACAACAGCGAGGACCTGCTCGCCCTGGTCCAGCAGT
Protein-coding sequences here:
- a CDS encoding DUF5949 family protein, which produces MDRIEPGEEFSRFWSEIFDSLVLDEHDQVVRPVRATCPRCATEGPVVPAVDPAAVLFAECGHVLELPGARERPASTPVYDPDMSNARSDNAPSAFGAIGTVGWIGEHPVTGAELPFLLAFNAGDGLLGPAEGQAATAALLEEMGIRPGLVLDHPTLLGSGPVTARITRSGSTPRVEVDVIPGFSMARDVVQEWADLAVDNKTIVLLFTTRLWPEGLTADMSAIDQFRNDRLTVDSSAVLIVPVS